The genome window ATGCCATTTTCGGTCGTGCCGAAATAGAGCACTGTTAGGAACCAACAGCGCCTGATCGATTTCATTCACCGTGATTCGAGCTTCGACACGATAGCCATCACCGAGCGAAGCAATCCGCTCGGGTGGTTCATTGAAATCCGCAATGATGTTCACGCGTTGCTCTTCCACACCCAGCGATGACACTTTCGTGAACGCGCCTGGTTCGACCACACGAACGTTGCCTCGCAGTGGCGTGCTGCCACCCCAATGCTCGATCGTCAGTTCCGCACCACTTTGAATACGCACCGCATCGGTCGACAACACGTCGATCTCGATCTCCAAGTTCGACGGATCACCGAGTTCGATCAATGGCGTTCCCACGCTGACCACCGTCGAACTTTCCTGCATTACTCGCAAGACACGACCTGCGATCGGAGAGAAAATCTCAAACGGTTTGACGATCGCATCATCGGCCTCAGTGGAGAACTGATCCAAAGCGGCTCTCGCCATCTTCAATTCAAATTTTGCGATTTCAACATCAAACTCCGCTGTCTCGATTTCCTGGGTAGCTAACAACCGTTCGGCTTTGGCGATGTCGTACTCTTCCATCGAAGCAGCGCGATTAGCCGCAAGCTTTTTAGCTCGGTTGAATTTCGTATCACTTAGCTCCGCATTGATACGAGCTTGCTCAACTCGCGAATCCGCTCGCAGCAGAGCCGCCTCGGCACCTTGCACTTGGGCGTTCGCTTCCGCCATGGCACGCTTGTCAAGCATCGCTGGATCGCTGGGCAAGATCACCGCCAACAACGTTTTCTCGGTGAGGTGATCTCCCGGGTTGAGTTCGATACGAGACAAACGCCCCGACACCGGTGCGGACACAGTGTATTTCTCGCGGATGCGAGTCTTGCCATCTTCTTGAACCGTTTCGCGAAGCGGCCCAACCTTGACCAACGCTGCTTGCACCAAGACCGGTTTAGGATTCAACGACAGCACCGCCACAATCGCCAACGCGATCACCAGCGTGCCCCACAACAAAGTCTTCAAAGAAAATCTCATCAACACTCCCTATTACCGCAGCATGCTATTCCCTCGTCTTCAACACACCAATCAAATCCAGGCGAGCCACGCGTCGCTGCACCACCCAAGCCGACAACACCGTTGACGCGACCACGACCAAGCCAGCCAACACAAACGTTCCTCGCTCAATCACCAGCGGAATGCGATAGTTATCCGTATCAAGCCCAGCAGCCATCGCACCTGCCAAAGCGTATCCGATCAACCAGCCTAACGGGATCGCTGCGATCGTGAATGCCGCGATCTCGCCGAGCAAGACCGTCGAGACCTCGCTATTGGTAAACCCGACCACTCGCATCGTCGCCAAATCACGACTTCGCTCCGACAATGAGATTCTTGCGGTATTGTAAACGACACCGATCGCAATCACGCCCGCAAAGACAATGATGAACGATCGCATCACCATGATGTTTTCGGCTACTGTTTTTTCGAAACTCTTCATCGCCGCGTCCTTAATCGAAACGCTGCCCACACCCGGCCGTCGCTCCAATTCGGCGAATACCGTATTGATTCGGTTCGGATCGACTTTTAAAAACGCCCCCGACGCGACGTTCGATTCAAACAACGCCTCATGCAATCGCTGCTTATTCATGTACGCGTTAACCCCCGCGTACTCCTCCACCAACGCAGCTACCTTCATCGTTAACGTCGGTCGCTTGTCCTCAAGCACCTCGACAACAATCAGGTCACCAATCTCGACACCCAACAGTTCCGCCAACTTGGTGTTCAGCATGATGCCGAAATCGGGGACACGCACCGGATTCTCGTCCGCGTCCAGCAAACGAAACAACTTCGCATCCGGCTCGACTCCCATAATGCCGACCCGACGTGAACGGTTCTGGAACTTGATCCGAGTCGAAATACTCCGCGTCGTTTCACTGGCCAATACGCCATCGAGATTCTGCACCT of Neorhodopirellula lusitana contains these proteins:
- a CDS encoding efflux RND transporter periplasmic adaptor subunit, translating into MRFSLKTLLWGTLVIALAIVAVLSLNPKPVLVQAALVKVGPLRETVQEDGKTRIREKYTVSAPVSGRLSRIELNPGDHLTEKTLLAVILPSDPAMLDKRAMAEANAQVQGAEAALLRADSRVEQARINAELSDTKFNRAKKLAANRAASMEEYDIAKAERLLATQEIETAEFDVEIAKFELKMARAALDQFSTEADDAIVKPFEIFSPIAGRVLRVMQESSTVVSVGTPLIELGDPSNLEIEIDVLSTDAVRIQSGAELTIEHWGGSTPLRGNVRVVEPGAFTKVSSLGVEEQRVNIIADFNEPPERIASLGDGYRVEARITVNEIDQALLVPNSALFRHDRKWHVLEILGGEAILTPVQIGLQNEEQTQIIDGLDAGSRVIEYPSDQLKPGTPVRVEANR